The Kosakonia sp. SMBL-WEM22 sequence CGTCGTGGGTTAAATCGCGATGGTGGCGCATCTCCCAGTCGCCAAAAAACATCTCATTGAGCAGCGGCGTGGTGTGGACTTCTATCTTCCGCGAGGCCAGCACGTGTGCCGCGGTATGGCGCGCACGTTCCAGCTCGCTGCAAAGCACATAATCGAACGGCACGGCATGGAGGAGTTGGTGAAGAGTTTGCGCCTGCGCAACGCCTTTTAGCGTTAAGGGGGTCGGGGCATGCCCGCTGTAGAGCCCGGCCACGTTCGCTTCGGTCTCACCGTGGCGTATTAACCAGAGTCGCATACACTCCTCCTGTTTATAGCGCGGTTAGCGGTAGAGGTTCTGCTGATGGATGTAGTCGAGCACGGCGGCGGGCAGCAGATCGTCGCACGGCTCATCGCGCGCTAGCCGCTGGCGAATCTGCGTGGCGGAGATATCAAACCACGGCGTTTCGGCGAGATAGATTTTACCAGCGGGCAGGGTGTGCAGATCCTCCACGCGGGTTGTCAGATGGGCATCCAGCCAGCGCTGCTGCGCCTCTTCGCGCATCGTCAGGGCATAACCCGGCCGGCGGCAGACCAGCAGGTGGCAGTTATCAAGAATGGTGTCGTAGCGATGCCAGCTGTGGAAGGTGAGGAGTGAATCCTGACCAATAATAAATGCCAGCGGAGCCTGCTCGCCAGCTTGCTGCCGCCACGCCTGTAGCGTATCGGCGCTGTAGGAGGGCTCATCGCGCAGCAGTTCGCGCTCATCAAGCGTGAAAAGCGGTTTATCAGCGATTGCCAGCTCGACCATGGTTTTGCGCTGCTGGCTGTCCGCTTCAGGCTGCGGGCGATGGGGCGGCACATTATTAGGCATAATCGTTACCTTCGACAGGCCAATCAGACCGGCCAGCGCTTCCACCGGTTTCAGGTGACCGTAATGGACAGGATCGAAGGTGCCGCCAAACAGCGCTTGTAACTGTTTCATATCAACCATCAATAAAGATGTCAGCG is a genomic window containing:
- the nadD gene encoding nicotinate-nucleotide adenylyltransferase; protein product: MVDMKQLQALFGGTFDPVHYGHLKPVEALAGLIGLSKVTIMPNNVPPHRPQPEADSQQRKTMVELAIADKPLFTLDERELLRDEPSYSADTLQAWRQQAGEQAPLAFIIGQDSLLTFHSWHRYDTILDNCHLLVCRRPGYALTMREEAQQRWLDAHLTTRVEDLHTLPAGKIYLAETPWFDISATQIRQRLARDEPCDDLLPAAVLDYIHQQNLYR